GCACCATGACGGCCTAGGTCATAGGTCGATGATCAACTTTGTAGTCGTATCATCCGACCTGCGACcgtatgttctggacactcgagtgaagagaggagcagagctgtcaactaatcaccacctggtggtgagttggatcagaCCGCTGACCTCACGACCCGGACCCGGATAAGTGGAAGAAAGCGAAACGAAATGAAACTTTGGCTGCTCTCAGTAACATGACAGCATCAATTTAAAATgcctttcttttaaattaagtttgatGGTTTGGGACcttcttgtttcagcttttgaaGCCTTCGCCGGTGGTATTCTCCCCTCTCACTGTCAGCATTAGAGATGATACCCATTCTCTAGATGACTCCAAAAAAGGGTTAGTATGGCTGCGTAGATACATCAGCGTACAACATATCTCCTTAATGATTTATACGTCATTTTTTGGCAATTTAAGTAAAGATTTGTCTCTTCTCAGGTCGAAGCTATGTGACACTAGCAGCTGGAGCCTGCAGCAAAGCAGTGGAATCAGCACGGGATCCTCAGCTCTCCGTCATGCTAACCCAGAACCTGCCCAGTTTACCATCGCTGACGCCGTTAGAGACGCCCTTCATGAAGCCCTGCCCACCATCGGTCAAATGACACCCCTAACCACAGATCCCTCAATAGACCTAAACAGCGACTATAGTGTCAAAGTGAAAGATATACGTTCCGGACCATCTTGTTTTGTAAATAGAACCTATTCCCCCCTCATGCCAGGAGAATCCACAAACCCTCCCAGCGAGAGTAACACTGTTACAGTGACCTGTCCAGATAGTCTGTCCCCAGTGCAACAACTTATCATTTCAGCATCTCTGGATATGGTGGTAGACGATTCATATCAGCAGTGCAACGCTGAATCTGGGAGGTTTTCATATACTGAAGACCCCAGCTTGTCCTCCATCTCTAGTGACACCAGCACAGCCCCCTGTTGTGATCTTATGTCCAGAGTTGAGGCAGAGTGTGAAGACAGTGGTGGATCCAACCTAAATGCCAAAAGTGAAGAGGACAATCTATGTGACAAAAATTCCTGCCATGGCTCTTTGGTGGTGGATAAAGACTATCAGTCATTGCAGAGTCTAGTGCAGCAGCCTGATGTTTCATTTCCAGAATGGAAAAGTGGAGAGCAAAAGGAACGCTTGGACAAGTATTGGGAGGAACCACCCGCCAAGATCAATCAAAGTGTCTTCGTGTCTACTCAATCTGCCCCACTCATTGTGATCAGTGACTATCAGAGCGTGTAGATTAGCAGCAGAGCACAATTTATGGAACTGGAGTTTTCTCTGCTCAGCCTAGAAATGACCTTATGAGCGTATATATTttggatgtatttatttttggtttgctATATTTTTGGTTTGAGCCAATTAAGTTTGTATGACATTCATGTAAAATGTCAGTAAAATGCTCCTGGTTTGAGACATAATGTTTTAGATGTGTGCCTTGTATAAATGCTGGGGCAAAGGAGCTGCAGTAGGCTCAAGTAGACTGATGTATCTAGATACCTTAATGtgataataaatacataaataaaaatacatttttattttgcatagtGGATTGGAACTGCATTCCCTAAATGTGTAATCTGAGGTGGTAGTGTATGAAACCTCACTTAGACATACATATcagagttagggttagagttttaagtacaacagaaaaacatcaaaaccttttaaagaaaaacaccttaCAAAAGAGTGTGGACTATTTGTATTATTTACTGTAATGTTGTGTAAAGCCagccacatacagtacatcatgACACAGTATTTGAGGAACTTTGTTTCAGTGATTTTCATCGTTCTTAGAAGAAGGCTACTGGGTTTATTGCTCTTctgaagaaaacatttgttttgtttgaacatttttaatgagAATGAGCATAATTCCTGAGATGATCCAATAAAGGGTGTTAGTACAGCACATATCAAATAATTTCCCTGCCAGTCTTTGAACTTTCCAATTAATAGTCTATTCAAACTGCACAGTGGGTCAGCAGAAAATGTATCTATCCCACTCGGGAATCTTAATCCACTTCATattgggaagaagaagaaaacaacatttgatggtcttttttttttgtttgcatcaaACTTAAGTTAAATAATGTGACATGAAATAGGACTGACGGCTGAAatgaatgtgcatttaaatagtAAATCCGTCTCCACTTTCAAGCCATTACCATACACGTTCATCTACACTTATTGCTCCTCccatattttctattttatccaCTCACTCAAGTTGCGTATTCACAGTTTTCCGCAGACATCTGCCGTCAGCTGGCACACAGAAAAGGGAGTGGAGTTCACTTCCACTGAAACACTGGCGCAACATTTCCAGCAACAGGTTGCCATAAGGCATAAGAGAGGCATAAGCAGCGAGTCTGCGCTCACATCTCCAGAGCGTACGTTGTTTTTGAACGAATAAGTGGAATAAATCCCCTCGTTGTGGAGTGAAACAGGTAATCTAAACTAGTgataatgttttgttgttgtttttttacctgtgtttttagatttgctgcattaaaaaaataaataaataaataaataaaacacctcaTCCTGGTTTTACTTTCAGGCGAGTTCTAGACAGGATGActtttctcctgctttttttgGGCCATGTTGTGACTGCAATAGCTCTAACTGGTGCGTACTATTAACACGGAAAGAGTCGCTAAATAAtctttgtgtgtctgaggttggtaattatttgtgtttgacaCAGGAGTCCACAGTGAAACAGCCCTAAACCTTGACTGTACCAACGACTCTGACGAGAAGATGTTTTGCCAGGTAGAGGCTCAGAACTGTACTGAATACAACTTGACCATCGAGAGTGATCTCGGCTATGGGTACGTTTTCAATAAAAAGGAGCTGCATCCACATGAGAATGACTAGTAGATAGTGAATATATTCCCAACATGTTGTAAGATTAATGTCTCTTGTACTCCACAGTAATGAGAGCTGCAGTTTACAGCAGTGTGACAGTGGACGCTGTTGTTGCACTGTCACAATGACGCTCATCCTGGGGGAGACTCATACAGCAACAGTCTGGAGAGCTGGAAAAAGCTTAGAGTCGAAAAAAATCAGCGTCACAGACACCAGTATGTTGACTTCACTTTAATGAAAGTCCACAGATGTGCAGCAGCCAGAAACAGACTGATCAGAGGTTAGGAAGCACTCGCTttacttttcttgtttctgtttctgtacagTAAAGCCCAAAACTCCAACTATCATCTCAGTCAATGAATCCAACGGAAATTTTGAAGTTAAGTGGATTTCAAACATGGAGGCTTCTTTCCCTCTGACTGCTGAAGTGACTTTCTATAAAAAAGGAGACACAAAAAAGGTAGGAACAATGTCACAGACACGCTATAACAGTTCACTATGACATGACCATGTCTACATCTCCAGGATAAATGAGCTATGATGAGCAAACTCTCCTTTTCATCACTCTTTTTTGCCATGCAGGTGACTGAATCTATTACACCGGCTATTGTTGAGGGACTGAATTACTACGAAATAAATGGTGAACGCCTGGAATCAAGCACAACGTATATGGTCAGCGTGAGAACCCACGCAATTATAAATGGAAAGTTCAGCGACAGCAGCAACGAGTGGGAATTTACAACCTAAAGTATACTCCATAAGTTCCAATGTAAAAGTCCTGGTAAGATCCATACATatctaatgtaaaataaaaaataaaacatttttataaagaaGACAATTTGCAGATGCGGTACGCAACATTGACAAGTAATACAAGGTGTCATTGTTATGTATAATCCAAGCTTTTTTGCGAACCTAAATCCCTATATTCATACAtgtaaaatatcaataaaatactCCTGGTTTGAGACATAATGTTTTAGATGTGTACTTTGTATAAATGCTGGGGCAAAGGGCTGCAGTAGGctcatgtaaatgtaaatgtatctGGGTACCTTAATGTGATAATAAGGTCTATTTGCTTTTCACTTTTGTCCACAGTACAAAAGTTGTTTATTCAATCAATATCCTGAATCAGATTGTACATTTACCTTCAAACCAAAGATGAAATGTCTGCCAATGAAACAGTCCTTGACAGCCTTCAACAACAATGTGAATCTTGTTGATGGAACGACTGGTCCATCCAAATTTTCCACCAAcgtaaaaaattataaatacaacaaagacaaagacatttttatatgttcTATTAAGCACAGGTAAAGTAGAGCTTTGTGAAGGATTTCCCTCATCAAGTGTTTTAGACCATTATggattaaatttaagacctacatgaagtattaaaaaaaaaaaaaagaataacttacaaaataacaaaatttattgtcattgaaaTATCAATCCAATATCATTATGAAATACACatttctgaacaaaaacattaacattcatataaaaagaggaaattatACTACACTctattatgttatgttatttaaCACCATGTAATAAGTGATGTGCACACAGACCTCCCATTTAACGATTTCATATGGGAGCCATAATATACGGTTCCTACACCATAAACAACATATGGCCGAGCTTCATTTTAACCTAGTAGAAAAAGCTGACGTTTGTACAAAACTGGGAGCATGCCACAGTATAAGACTGGTGGACTTTGTCTAAAGCAGTGTAAACATTAACAGAAAGATGCCTGAAAGGTCATTTCTTTACTCACTTCTGTAATCCACTTGCATCGATGCCAAAGAATGGGTTCAGGCTATTTCCAAATACTGTCACACCAAATATGCACCTGTCCCGGGCCACCTTCAGAGACAGACGATATCTGTAATCCAGCTGTTCCTTCAGACAACTATAACCACACTTGGagcatctgcatctgcatctgcGGTGACGGAGGGTTCGGGGTTAGGACATGTAGGAGaactttctgctttttttccaaagaggagtcattttagtttcagtttgaaagtcgtCCAGATACAGTCCTCCTACCAGCACTATCACTTCACAGATATTCCCTACGACCAGTAATGACTCTCGGTGAACTCGGACACTTTTGCCCCATATGAGGTTTCAACAGTGACTTCTATGGACTCAGTGCTTTTAAATCAAGGTTGGTGTTTTTACCTCGTTGTGTCCTGCTGTTCAACATCAATTCGTGAGAAACAGCCTTTACAGCAGGGATAAAAAATACACGTATCTTGCAGAGACAACACAGCACAGTCCACCAGAGCCCGTCTGACAGACATTTATACGAGTAAAATCAATCTGAAGCAACTAACTGCAGCTAGAGGGCTAATAGAGGCTAGCGGAAACACGTCGAGAGCTATTTCAACTTAACTTTATcgcaataaattaaaatatcaattGCTACAACTATcagaatattaatataaataaatatattccaATTC
The sequence above is drawn from the Mugil cephalus isolate CIBA_MC_2020 chromosome 3, CIBA_Mcephalus_1.1, whole genome shotgun sequence genome and encodes:
- the LOC125005153 gene encoding uncharacterized protein LOC125005153, giving the protein MTFLLLFLGHVVTAIALTGVHSETALNLDCTNDFEKMFCQVEAQNCTEYNLTIESDLGDGTESCSLQQCDSGRCCCTVTMKLILGETHTATVWRAGKSLESKKISVTDTVKPKTPTIISVNESKGNFEVKWISNMEASFPLTAEVTFYKKGDTKKVTESITRAIVEGLNYYEINGERLESSTTYMVSVRTHTNISGKFSDSSNECEFTTSSSLVIVPLAIIISLSMTAVILGGVLYVCYIKYKRKWWDTVVKDLNPKLLNMHPSKTELLKPSPVVFSPLTVSIRDDTHSLDDSKKGSKLCDTSSWSLQQSSGISTGSSALRHANPEPAQFTIADAVRDALHEALPTIGQMTPLTTDPSIDLNSDYSVKVKDIRSGPSCFVNRTYSPLMPGESTNPPSESNTVTVTCPDSLSPVQQLIISASLDMVVDDSYQQCNAESGRFSYTEDPSLSSISSDTSTAPCCDLMSRVEAECEDSGGSNLNAKSEEDNLCDKNSCHGSLVVDKDYQSLQSLVQQPDVSFPEWKSGEQKERLDKYWEEPPAKINQSVFVSTQSAPLIVISDYQSV